A part of Eschrichtius robustus isolate mEscRob2 chromosome 20, mEscRob2.pri, whole genome shotgun sequence genomic DNA contains:
- the OVCA2 gene encoding esterase OVCA2, with amino-acid sequence MATPTLSEARLQGGAGIGFRPLMFNFRSGKDRFRSLWRLPRIMATSQPLRVLCLAGFRQSERGFREKTGALRKALRGRAELVCLSGPHPVADAAGPEGAGPDPGPCPPEEQPRGWWFSKQEADVFSALEEPTVCRGLEEALGTVAQALSKLGPFDGILGFSQGAALAALVCALGQAGDPRFPLPRFIILVSGFCPRGLGLKEAILQGPLSLPSLHVFGDTDRVIPSQESMQLCSRFAGAIALTHSGGHFIPAAAPQRQAYLQFLDQFAE; translated from the exons ATGGCAACGCCCACTCTCTCTGAGGCCCGCCTCCAGGGTGGTGCCGGCATTGGGTTCCGTCCCCTTATGTTCAACTTCCGCTCGGGGAAAGACCGCTTCCGGTCCCTCTGGCGCTTGCCCAGAATTATGGCTACGTCTCAGCCTTTGCGGGTCTTGTGTCTGGCCGGTTTTCGGCAGAGCGAGCGGGGCTTCCGCGAGAAGACTGGAGCGCTGCGGAAGGCGCTGCGGGGCCGCGCAGAGCTTGTGTGCCTCAGCGGCCCGCACCCGGTCGCGGACGCAGCGGGCCCTGAGGGCGCCGGGCCAGACCCCG GGCCCTGCCCTCCGGAGGAGCAACCTCGAGGCTGGTGGTTTTCCAAACAGGAGGCAGACGTTTTCTCGGCACTGGAAGAGCCCACGGTGTGCAGAGGTCTGGAGGAAGCCCTGGGAACGGTGGCACAGGCACTGAGCAAGCTGGGGCCTTTCGATGGGATCCTTGGTTTCAGCCAGGGGGCCGCGCTAGCAGCCCTTGTGTGTGCCCTTGGCCAAGCCGGCGATCCCCGCTTCCCTTTGCCCCGGTTTATCATCCTGGTATCTGGTTTCTGTCCCCGGGGCCTTGGCCTCAAGGAAGCCATCCTGCAGGGCCCCTTGTCACTGCCTTCCCTCCATGTTTTTGGGGACACCGACCGCGTCATCCCCTCTCAGGAGAGTATGCAACTGTGTAGCCGATTCGCTGGAGCCATCGCCCTCACCCACTCTGGTGGCCACTTCATTCCGGCAGCCGCGCCCCAGCGCCAGGCCTACCTCCAGTTCTTGGACCAGTTTGCAGAGTGA
- the DPH1 gene encoding 2-(3-amino-3-carboxypropyl)histidine synthase subunit 1 encodes MAALVAAEATESGSRNGPGRGRAPRGRLANQIPPEILNNPQLQAAIQVLPSNYNFEIPKTIWRIQQAQAKKVALQMPEGLLLFACTIVDILERFTEAEVMVMGDVTYGACCVDDFTARALGADFLVHYGHSCLVPMDTSAQDLRVLYVFVDIRIDTAHLLDSIRLTFPPASALALVSTIQFVSTLQAAAQELKAEYRVSVPQCKPLSPGEVLGCTSPRLPKEVEAVVYLGDGRFHLESVMIANPSVPAYRYDPYSKVLSREHYDYQRMQANRQEAIATARSAKSWGLILGTLGRQGSPKILEHLESRLRALGLPFVRLLLSEIFPSKLSLLPEVDVWVQVACPRLSIDWGTAFPKPLLTPYEAAVALRDISWQQPYPMDFYAGSSLGPWTVNHGRDRLLQHPGRPALGKVQERPARPFPAVACEACSCRNEEVAPPAP; translated from the exons ATGGCGGCGCTGGTTGCGGCCGAGGCCACAGAGTCCGGCAGCCGAAACGGCCCGGGCAGAG GTCGAGCCCCTCGGGGCCGCTTGGCCAATCAGATACCCCCTGAGATCCTGAACAATCCCCAGCTGCAGGCAGCCATTCAAGTGCTGCCTTCCAACTATAACTTTGAGATTCCCAAGACCATCTGGAGGATCCAACAGGCCCAGGCCAAGAAGG TGGCCTTACAAATGCCTGAAGGCCTCCTCCTCTTCGCCTGTACCATCGTGGATATCTTGGAAAG GTTCACGGAGGCCGAAGTGATGGTGATGGGTGATGTGACCTACGGGGCTTGCTGTGTGGATGACTTTACCGCAAGGGCCCTGGGAGCTGACTTCCTGGTGCACTATGGCCACAGCTGCCTGG ttCCCATGGACACCTCGGCCCAAGACTTGCGGGTGCTGTACGTCTTTGTGGACATCCGGATAGACACTGCCCACCTACTGGACTCtatccgcctcacctttcccccaGCCAGTGCCCTTGCGCTGGTCAGCACCATTCAGTTTGTGTCAACTTTGCAG GCAGCTGCCCAAGAGCTGAAAGCTGAGTATCGTGTGAGTGTCCCACAGTGCAAGCCCCTGTCCCCCGGGGAGGTCCTGGGCTGCACGTCCCCCCGTCTACCCAAGGAGGTGGAGGCTGTTGT ATATCTTGGAGATGGCCGCTTCCATCTGGAGTCTGTCATGATTGCCAACCCCAGTGTCCCCGCTTATCG ATACGACCCGTACAGCAAAGTCCTGTCCAGAGAGCACTATGACTACCAGCGCATGCAGGCCAACCGCCAAGAAGCCATAGCCACTGCCCGCTCAGCTAAATCCTGGGGTCTCATCCTGGGCACTTTGGGCCGCCAGGGCAGTCCCAagattctggag CACCTGGAATCTCGGCTCcgggccttgggacttcccttcgTGAGGCTGCTGCTCTCTGAGATCTTCCCCAGCAAGCTTAGCCTTCTTCCTGAGGTGGATGT GTGGGTGCAGGTGGCATGTCCACGCCTCTCCATTGACTGGGGCACAGCCTTCCCCAAGCCGCTGCTCACACCCTATGAG GCGGCAGTGGCCCTGAGGGACATTTCCTGGCAGCAGCCCTACCCTATGGACTTCTACGCCGGCAGCTCCTTGGGGCCGTGGACGGTGAACCACGGGCGGGATCGGCTGCTCCAGCACCCGGGCCGGCCGGCGCtggggaag GTTcaggagaggcccgcgcgccCCTTTCCAGCCGTGGCTTGCGAGGCTTGCAGCTGCAGAAACGAGGAGGTCGCGCCGCCCGCTCCCTGA